GCGAGCGGGAGACGACACGCACGGCGGTACGGAACATCTCCGCGTCGACGTCGACGAGTTGCCCGTCCTGCCAGCGCTCCGCGGTCGCCCGCGCCTCCTCGGCCATGACCTCGGCGTACTCGGCGATCCGCTCGGGCCGGAACGCGGGCTGGATCATCCGCCGCTGACGGCGGTGCAGTTGGCCGTTACTGGTCGCCACGCCCTTGCCGAGCAGCACCTCCAGGGTGTCCCAGAGCGGTCCGCCGACCTCGTAGTCGGGACTCTTGAGCAGCGAGCCGACGAGAGCGGGGGCCGTCACCGCGTACGCGGTACGGGGACCGAGCCTGATCCGCACCACCTCGCCGTGGTCGCGCAGCGCGGCGAGGAAGCCCAGCGGGTCGCGCACCAGGTTCCAGGCGTGGCCGAGCAGCGGGGCGCCGCCCGGCACCAGGGGCGGGGTGAGCGGTGGGGGCTCGGGGACGAAGGCGGTGTCGGGTCCTGCCGGGGATTCGACGCTCATTCCTCACCTGCCGGTTCAAGGGGATCACTCAGATAGGGAGGAGTCGAACTGTCCTCCCAGAGTTCCATGCGATAACGCCCGGATTCATGGTGGAACCAGTAGACCGAGGAAAACCAGTTCCGCAGATTGAACAGGCACGACTGAAGGCCCGTACTCACCTCGCGCGCCCGTGGTGATTTCTGGCCCGACAACTCCCTGGAATACTGGAGGACTTCCTCCTCCGCCGCCAGGAATTCGGCGATGCAGATGCGAACTCGCCGACGCACTTCGGTGACCGCCTGTTCGAGCGATAATCCCTCGTGCTGTATCAGGCTGATTCCCAGATTGTGCACCTCGTCGCCCGCTATTTCCTTGGGTAGCGAGCAGAGGTCGTTGTACCAGGCGGAGAAATCCTGTGAGGCGAGAGCCGCCCGCCGATATGCCGGGTGCCGCCGGACGTTCTCGGGCAGTTCACAGGCCGCGGCCAGTTCGAGGAGGTCCACCCACACGTGGTGCCCGAAGGTGTGCCGGCGCAGCTCGACGTACTCCTCCACCGTGGGCACGCTCCCGCCGCGCCGGTTGGCGAACTCCCGGTCGTACGCCTCGATCACCGCGTGGAAGTGCCGCGCGAAGCGGGCGTTCCAGTCCTCGCCCAGCGTGCCGAACAGCCTGATCACGCACTCCGCGAAGGCCGCGACCAGCGGGTCGGCGTGGTGGAGGTGGCCGTGCGGCTCGTCCAGGGCCGCGTGCAGCTGTCCGCGCAGGCGCTGCCAGGCGCCGTCCCGGCCGTGTACCGCGTCGCGGTCGTGCCGGTCGTCCCAGACGAAGAACCAGGTGCTGAAGTCGGCGATGTCGCCGATGACTTGGTCGCTCGCACCGAGGTAGTAGCCGGCGACCAGGTCCGTGTAGCACAGACTGTCGGCGAAGCGGGCCACCTTGGCGGGCGGCATGAGCCGCCTTTCGAGCAGCCAGGTGCGCGAGTTCTCCTGGAGTCTCGGCCAATACGCGTGCAGGTGCCGGGGAAATGCGTTCTCGATCACCGGAAGCCGCAGTGCCGGTGGTACCGCTACCGTCCCGCGTGGTTGCTCCGACTGTTTGGTGGTGGGTGGATAAGCCGGCATGAAGAAACCCCTCTCGCCGCTTGAGTGCGCGCACCACTCCGCCGCACGGCGCGCGCAGATGCGTACCCCGCGCTTTCCATTCAGCACCACAACTGACCGTTAAGGGAACAGATTTGCTCCACTCACTACCCCTCCCTGCCGAGAACGTCCCCTTACGTGACCACTTGGATCATCACAACAAGGACACGGACACACGGACCCGACCGGGGGGAAGTCCCACGGCCGGGCCCGAATGCACTCTGAATGAGATTCAACTGTCTTTTGTTACCGAGTAGTTGAACCCCGGAAGTAGTGGGTCTCTCGGGACCGGCGCCACCCGCTCCGGCGCCGCACCGCGCCCTCAGGCGTTGGCCACCACCGGGTACCTGGGCTCGCCCTCCGCCATCTGCTTCAGGGCGTCCTTGCGCTCCCGCTTCGAGAGGCGGTCGATGTACAGGGAGCCGTACAGATGGTCGGTCTCGTGCTGGAGGCAGCGGGCGAAGTAGCCGGTGCCGCGTACCTTGATCGGGTTGCCCTTCTCGTCCTGGCCGGTCACCACCGCGTAGTCGGGGCGGGCCAGCGAGGCGTAGGCGGTGGGCACCGACAGACAGCCCTCGTTGGAGTCGTCCAGCCTGCGCTGCTCGGCGGGCAGTTCCTGGACCTTCGGGTTGCAGACCACGCCCACGTGCCGCACGCCGTCGTCGTCCGGGCAGTCGTAGACGAAGACCTTCAGGCCGACACCGATCTGGTTCGCGGCGAGACCGACGCCCTCCGCGGTGCGCTGGCTGGCGAACATGTCGTCCACGAGCCGGGCCAGTTCGTCACCGAACTCGGTGACGTCCGCGCACTCCTTGTGCAGCACCGGGTTGCCGACCACGGTGATCGGGCGGGAGGTGCCGCGCTCGCGGTAGGCACTCTCCCGCTGTTCGCAGTCCTCGGTGTCGACGACGAAGCCCTCGTCGTCCACGGGCAGCACCCCCGCG
This is a stretch of genomic DNA from Streptomyces sp. NA04227. It encodes these proteins:
- a CDS encoding multidrug MFS transporter, encoding MPAYPPTTKQSEQPRGTVAVPPALRLPVIENAFPRHLHAYWPRLQENSRTWLLERRLMPPAKVARFADSLCYTDLVAGYYLGASDQVIGDIADFSTWFFVWDDRHDRDAVHGRDGAWQRLRGQLHAALDEPHGHLHHADPLVAAFAECVIRLFGTLGEDWNARFARHFHAVIEAYDREFANRRGGSVPTVEEYVELRRHTFGHHVWVDLLELAAACELPENVRRHPAYRRAALASQDFSAWYNDLCSLPKEIAGDEVHNLGISLIQHEGLSLEQAVTEVRRRVRICIAEFLAAEEEVLQYSRELSGQKSPRAREVSTGLQSCLFNLRNWFSSVYWFHHESGRYRMELWEDSSTPPYLSDPLEPAGEE
- the def gene encoding peptide deformylase, which gives rise to MAQQDTEQEQTTGAGVLPVDDEGFVVDTEDCEQRESAYRERGTSRPITVVGNPVLHKECADVTEFGDELARLVDDMFASQRTAEGVGLAANQIGVGLKVFVYDCPDDDGVRHVGVVCNPKVQELPAEQRRLDDSNEGCLSVPTAYASLARPDYAVVTGQDEKGNPIKVRGTGYFARCLQHETDHLYGSLYIDRLSKRERKDALKQMAEGEPRYPVVANA